The sequence CCCAAAGTCAGAAAAAATGCTAATGATCTGGAtgtaatgtctgtgtttgcaggtgGGAGATGAGGAGTCCAGGGAGCAGCTGATAAAGACTCACTACATGACAAGAGTAGCAGAGCTCACCACCCAACTCCAGGTTTCAGACAGCAAAGCTGTGCACTTTCACTCTGAGGTGAAGGCCTTACTAGAATGTTAATCTCAGTAACATCTTCTTCTAGCAAACAACTGACCTTTTTATAGTTCACAGCCTTTTTAACATTGCATGTCCTCTGGGAAGATATAGAAACTCTTTAAAATCTCTACTAAATGCCCAAATACAGTTAGCCTCGAAGCCACTTGCCTCATTCTAGTGCATGTTTGTCTTCCTTATAATCATTCCATAACTATTTTTATCCCCTTTTTTAATTTGCCTGAGAACAGAGACTGGAGTTAGCCTTGATACTTTGTCCTTAGGAAATGCTTCTTCACTTCCATTATTACCAAGTGTTTCCTTTTTCTACTGCGAAACTGGCAGCTAACATTTTTATAATGACAAGGCTTGATCTGAATGTGGACTCCTGGATTAATGACACCCTGTCGCATTGTGACTAACTGTGATGTCAGTCATCCTCTTTGTATCGTAGCAACAGGAAGGCACCTGATATTAAAGCAGTGTCTCAGCTATTAAACTGTCACTTTTTCCCATTGCATTTACCTTTGACACTGTCCTTAAATATACCCCATTACTCAAAGAAATAGCTCCTTTTATTGCAGCTTTTGAAACAGATTTGTAAAGTGCACTAGGCATGCATTAATCCTATCTGGGTACAGCAGTTGTTTATCTTTCGTTTTTCCCTCTTTAGTGTCGAGCTTTGGCCAAGAGATTAGCCATTGCAGAAAAGTCACGGGAGACTCTGAGCGAGGAGGTCAAACTGGCTAATCAGAAAATCACACACTTGCAGGTAAAATGCAGTTTCATTACCAAAGAGCTTGCTGTCTAAGTATAGATACCCTCCTCCGCCCAACACATTGTCACTGTGGTGTCCTTCATACAGGATGAGCTGACTACAACTAAGAGGAGCTATGAAGACCAACTCAGCATGATGAGTGATCACCTGTGTAGTATGAATGACACTTTGAGCAAGCAGAGAGAGGAAATTGACACACTCAAACTGGGCAGCAAGGTACAATGCTGACACACAGTTCTCTTGTGTTTGCTTACTTTCCTTTCAAGCGCTTCCTCTCTGGTTTACTTAGACTGTTAGTCCCatataaataaatcttaaaGCTCATTCACTACAGAGgagtgctttaaaaaaaacttactggCTTCAGGCAGTGTGAAGGACCATATCAGGCTTCGCATTGAAATGTAATGTTAGTACCAGTTATGAGGTGAACTGTGAGGTCATCGGAGGTGTTGCGGCTGCTGCCAGATCTGATGGGAAAAGCACCTGCTGAAGCCATATGAAAAAGTCGTTAAGCTAAAGCTGCAAAAATGGAGAGGCCtgttttatgtgtgcatgttccTTCATGTGCGCTCACAGATGGCTGCATGGTGGGAAGTTGCAGGACATAACATGTACAGTGATCTGAAGTAGTGATTTTCTCTTGAGGTCCAGACACCGGCCTCAGCATGTTTTTCTGCAACAGAATGCAAAACAGATTGGTGCTATCTCAGCATACCGCCCTTAAAGGCAACACATTACTTTTAGATTTTCTACCATTCCTAGATGACCTCATGTAACTTCGTAAGACTGAGCTTacgtgttgttttttttttttttagggaaaTGCCAAAAAGAACAAAGGTCGGTAGAGGTGCCTTCAAAACTCTGGCTTCTTTTGGCATCACAAAGGGCACCTTGAGGGAAGATCTGGACTGCGGAGTCCCACAGCAGCATTCTGGTACACCAACTGTCACCAAACCACAGGATCGCTACACGAGTCTCAGATTCCTCCACTTACAGGCAGTGGCAATACAAACAAACTGAACGGAGGCTTGAACCTCTTTTTTCCCTTTACTTTGTTACAGCACCAGTTATAACGTAacaaaattgaataaaaatgctTTCTGAAAACATATGGGAAGCTGCTGCTTGACATTTTGGCCACAGCAGGGTGGGAGTAAAACAGCTTTTCCCCAGAAGGGACAGGGAAAGATGAACAGCTGAAAGTCGAAAGGTGATAACGCTCGCTGAAGTCAAGATTGAAAAGACCAAACCCTGTTGATCAGTATGTGTACTTTTCCAGcttaatgtttgtgtgagagaaaaCGAAACTGCGCATTCTTGCTGCTTATCTGTGAGAGCAGGCAAACATAGTAAATGATGgtatggctgtgtgtgtgtgcggtgtTGTCATTGTGTGACTGTGGCACCAGGCTTTACAACATGtgattattgtttttacacGTAGATATTTTTAGAtcaaatttgaaaatatttgtgcGTTTCCAAGGACCCATATGTCTTCGTACAACATAATACCCCTTCTAATACATGTGTATATTGTAAGCTTCTGTAAAGAAGGGCTTTAAAACCTGAAGGAACAACTACAATAGACACATTGCATTCAtcattttggaaatgtttaagTCGTCTGGCCACAGTGAAATGCAAACATGTATGCCTTGAAGCAGATTAACTGTTCACCTAGAAAAAAAGGTTAGGATGGACAAGTCAGAGCTtgtaaaatgtgtctgtctttgtgaaGTTACTTTTacagtagttttattttattcactaAAGTTAAGTGTGGACGTCCACTCGGAAGCCTGGTGTAGcacaaatgtttaaattcaTGTTGAAATATGTATGGATAAAAAGGGTTAATAGGAATATACGCTCATTTGAAATCATGATATAATTGTACTGtataatttgtaaaaaaaaacaaaaaaaaaccccaaaaaaacatgTATACAAGAAGGCATTTATTCAGAAGttacaaaactttattttccacaaaatcTGGAAAATTGAATCTGCAGCTAGTTTTCTGGGTGTCTCCTATAAGGCCTGATAATAGGAAGTGTCATGGAGGGGTTGGCACATACTGTAACTGGTGCTTAGACAACCTGATCTATGAGTCATGGCAGGGTGCAGTTTAAGTTAacagtgtaaaagaaaaaaaaaaagacttgtagTGGCATGAGCTAAATGGAGGTAAAGCCCATCAGTGGTTATGAACAATTCATTCAGATCTCATGTTTGCAGTCCCCACCTGTCAGCAGACCTTTGATCGCAAAGGTCTGCCAACGCCCCTTAAACTGataatctgaaaaataaaacttgtaCTATAACAGCCTAACCTGTTCAAAAGCACATATAAGTAtgtgaaacaaaataaagagcTTGCTCAACATTTAAATGCTTCATGTATTTAGATTCCCCTGGTATCAATAATCCTTTCATTCTGACCTAACTTCGTGCTGCATTTCCGGGAGTTGGAGGAGAGTGGGATTTTAAATTGTCTATAATTGTAAAACAGCCTTTAACACACCCTAACCACTGGGAAATGAGGCCACACCATTCAGCTGGACATATGAGAACTGGAAGAATAATGCATGATGTCACTTTGTTTTGGAAGAGAAACGTGTCATTTTACATGAATTCACTGTTTTTGTGCACTTTTAGTACACTACTTAAGACGTACAGGCAGCACTAACCAATGCAAGAAACATTGGAAAAGTGAACTAGTAAAATACCAAAACATCTGAAATGCTGTACTGGTCTATATATTTCTGAAGTACAGGATAAAGTAGTTTCTTACAGATAATGCAAATCAACATAATGAAAGGTCAAGAAGTTGGTCCCAATACTCATCTTGCTCTTTACTTTTTTTGATAGAAATTGCTTACATTGGACATTGAATTAATCTGTTATAATAGGACCTTATAAAGAACTATTCACTTTACTTCAATCGTTAACGTAATTATTTACCCTAAAAGTGTAtgatttttgtgtatgtattgtGTAGCGTGTCATGTGCGCACCCATCCCCTGATTGTGACATTTCCTACAGCCTTGAACGCAGCCCTGCAGTAGGTTGCAGCAGTGTCCCGCTGGAGGACAGTCCGTCTGAGCTCGGGAGGGGAAGCGCTGCGCTGTTAAAACTCCCAGGATTTACACTCTGCCATTTTGAGCAAAACCGGCCGACATAAGAGTTCAGACGCGTCCACCAAACAGAAGCCATGGCCTTAATTTCAGAACTTGCACTGCGCGTTtgtgagtatttttttttctttccagttgCACTCACGCCTGTTGTTGAGAGAGCTGTGATAGTTCAGGGCTCGTTAGAAAAGACTTAAAAGTGTTTGGACAAATGCCTCTTGTCAGTCGTAGCTCGGTTTTGACTGAACGGCGCTTTGTTGCGCTTGGTTGCGCTCACCCCTTGAAACGTGCgcaaagcaacaaaaactaACGCACAACTTTACTCAGCGCACCAAAACAATGGCGCAGAACCGATCCCAGAGCTGGGCCTCTGCCTGTGTATGAGGGACGGGGGCCTGGCTCTGTTGTGGATGACAGCACGCTGGTACTGTTTTCTTACCAACCAGGCTGCGTTGCCATGGGCCGCTAAAGTTATGTTTTTGTACCGGTAACTCGTGTGTTGGTCTGGCGCTCGGCCTATACTGACCCCACGCTGTAAGAATGCGGTGCGACAGTGTTTTCAACAAGGAGACAGTTTATTTGCACATGTAGATTAGATTCACCAGAAACACAGATGTTTGGCCCTGTGCGCACATTTTtgacaattacaaaaaaaaaaaaaaaatacagatgtgtCCTTTTTATAACGAAATTCTGCAGGAATAGTTAGGTTTTTTTCCGTGAGATTATGATTAGTTTGTAATGAAATGTGGAATAGTAGgaagttgttgtttttgttgttttgtttttttatcccTACAGCAGATATAACCATTtccaattcatttttttcccctcttgtCAGACTTTTCTGTACTGGTACAAATCTCTATAATAAACTCAGGGAGCTCACAGTGAATGTACATATACATTCACTGTGTTGGAGGTGCCATGAgacaaaacacaccaacactttCTCCACTGTTTTGTTTGGATGTGAGTGAAAATGGGTCGTCACATTTTCAGCTCAGATTACATGGTCATTGTGGTCAGTAGAGTGGAAGCAACAGTAGAAGCAAATATCTTATTTTGCTTGTTTGCATGCTTTTATGAGGAAAACTGTCTAGTGTATACTGTGAATATACAGGAAATACCCAGAGTCCAACAGGAACGTGTCTTCTTTCATCAGGAAGGATCTATCTGTCAAGTTAaagcgtgttttttttttttttttttttttttttgagtctaGCAGTTTTATTCTCAAACCGCTTTAGCTTCCTCAGTCATTTGGCAACAAATGACCATCAGAGATATGAGTCTAGTGACTGGTCAGGGTCATATTAGGTGGATTCCAAGTCATTTTCTCATATCCCTATCATTTAGTTTCAGCTCGTGCTTGCTGTTCCTCTTTGTGGATTGacgtttctctgtttttgtttctcggtgtgttttgtattttgtattctTCTACACAACATATTACCAGATGTTGCCATTTTGGTCTGATGGCCCAGCAGTTCTTTGACCTCTGTTGGTTTCTAACGCAGCTGTGTTACCTGTGTCAAAGCGCTGACTGGCCTCTTTCAACATCATAGCATGACTCGCTTTGACCCAGTAATTAGGATTTAGTGATTTCAGACAAAGTTATTGTCCGTGAGGTGTGTATGTTATTTTGCCTACCCCAGTTTCAGAAAGTGTAGTGGTTAGTTTAATTATAGTCATAATAAAACCCATATACAGCAGGGGATTAGATTACCCACTGTGTTAATTGTAATACTCTACCTTGCTGTAGTACTTACTCTAGTTAGTACTCTAACTGGGAACAAACATGTACAATATTTGTACAAGAAATATTCAaaactttctcttcttcttaGTATTATAATTTTTGTGCTTATATTACTTTATACATGTGTGACCCCGTGAGGTGTCTCATCCCAAGTCTTGAGCTGATAATAGCAATGAGATATAAAGTTGAAGATGTAAAAGTCACTCCTCAGGTTTATGTGTTTACAAAGTACCTGATTACTGTATCAAGCTGTAATCCCCAGGTCCTTTCTTTGGCACTGTTAGGCCTGACAGTGATAAATAACCACAAAAACCAGAATTTATTTCCTGTAatatttgtgaatttttttgaataaataaaatgacattaagATAGTATTTGCTGTCAGTTCACACAAATGGAGCAGGCTGGTATTTCCTGTGTGCAAAGCTCTGCTTGTCCCCGAGGAATGTGGGGAATGTATTCTTTTGTCCTCTGTAGATTCAGCAGCGTCTCATTTCTGAACCGTCTGCTAGAGAGCCCGGGAAGAGACTGCAGACTGGAAATGAGGCTGAGAGACTGTCAGTCACCCCTGTGGAGAACtcatccttctctgtgcccGTCCCCTTGAACCAAAGCTGAGGGATTCAATAAGTCGAAGAGGAGGGATGAACTTGTGAAAGTGTCTGTGCGCCATTGCAAGCATCCTCTCATTAGAAAGATGTTCTCCAGTGTTTGACTGAACATGTCAATCCACTACCCTGAACCAGAGCCCCTACTTCCCTGTTTATTTATAGCTTAGAGGAATTTGCCACTGGATGTCTCCTTCATGTAAGTCATGGCTGTGATTTTGAAGGAAGGAGGGCGGCTGTAATTGAAGTGTtctgctttcagttttctttttcaagaTTTGTATGGGGAGATGAGGTTTGAGCCTTTTGAAAGTGACTTTTCTGTGGTCTCTGTGCCACATGTCACATAGAGCAGAGCTGCCAGCACATCAGAACTCATATCGTGAATGAGAAGCAGGAAAATGAACTCTGAGACTGTATAAAGATTACAGCATGTTTACTCATTAACTAGCCTGAATGCCATTAATGTTTAgcaatatttatttcaaaattgaaAGTGTTCTGCAGACGTGTAATCAGATTTAACCAGCTTTGTTCCTTTCCATAGCTTCGTGCAGTACCAGCTGCTGAGCCACATTATACTTGCTCCTCACAGTTGCTGGTTAATGAGACAGGACCTTCTCTGCCAAAGCTAACTCTTCCCACACGCTTTTTAGAGCAGGTTTGCAATGAAATATTTAGTCTATGCTCATTTTAGAGCGCGGTGTGTCGAAATTAGAACATTTACCCCATAGATTTGCATTCAAAACCTTTGAACTTCACACACTCCTTTGGAAAACGGgagcatttcttttttctctcaacctttttatttatcctcaacttttttttttttaggcactCCTCTTCTTTAGCAGGAGCTTTTAAAACGTACTGACTCTGTATATCACAACCCTTTGAGAAACCCAGTGTTGGCCTGTCAGAATTTCTGCATACAAATGATTTTTCTGGTTTAGATCAACGGTTTTCCAGAGACTTATCGTTTTTGATGCACCACTTGCAAGAATGCttcaaataaagaaaagcaaaaaatatatttatatcagcTGCCATTTTACTGAATTTTGCGCAGAAGACACAAAAGTGAATAAATTCAGTTACTACAGTCTGTACTGAATCACTGCAACTAATTCAAGGACCCAAGGTTTAAGATTTCCTTGTATTTCTCTGCCATTATTGAATTGTGAGTGCTGTAAGTGGACTAGATCAGTCTTTTCAATGAGAACCTATCTGTTCAAGGTGTGTTACTTGTAAGAtgttatgattttattgttttgatgtgttttcttaCAGAGGCTAAGGTTTCTGAAGTAAGACAACACTGGAGGAACTGCTTTTTTGAACCACTGATCGGTCCTCTGCAGCCATGTGTTCTACCAACCATTCCAACTGGGTCACATTTGAAGATGACAGCACACCACTATCATCACCTCAGAAGCCTCTACAGTCATCGGAGCTTATCAAAGCATCAGTACCACGTCCCAATGGTCTGAAATTAGTGCTTCCTTCAATCAGGGACACTTCCTGGAGCTTCAGTCGTTCCCTGGAATCCCCTCAAAGCCACTCAAGTCTTAGTGGAAGTTCCTGTGTGCCATGTAACACACCCTTTTGCACTCCAATGAGTGAGGCTCCTAGCAGCATGTCCCCCTTTCACTCCAACACATGGGAAAAGAATGACTTCTTCCGAAGTTTGTCCAGTACGTCGACCACCTCTGTTCCCTCTCCTGCACCTGAGTCCATTAATCAATCCTCAGATGGACCAAACCCCTTCCCTTCTTTCCAGGGGAACTCAGGACACTATAACCCCTTCTGGGATGGATCTACACACAGTGCTGATGTGGGCAGTTCTTCCTCAGACTCAGAATCTGAAAACAACTTGCCACGTTTCTTTATTCGGACCAAAGACGGCAGCGAACCTCCACGTGATGAACTCCAGAGCTCTTTCTCCTATGTTTGCCACAAATTGCAAGGCCTACAGGCAGAAACAGACCacgaaacagagacagaaaaagacagggaGCGGCAGCTGAGTTGCAGGAATGAGGTGATAAGCGAGAGTTCATCTCACTTCGTTCCTCGGGGCCTGTTTCGTAGCCAGAAGCGAGACGGCTGGCCTATCATGCTCAGGATCCCTGAAAAAAAGAACCGCATGTCTTCTCGACAGTGGGGTCCGATCTATATGCGCCTGTTACCTGGGGGTGTGCTGCAGATGTACTATGAGAAAGGGCTGGAGAAGCCATTCAAGGAGTTTCAGCTTCTTCCTCAATGTAGACTCTCTGATCTTAAACTGGAAAGCTACAGCGAGCCTCGCAAAGTCCTCACAGTCAAGGTGGAACATTTCTCCTACACAGAAAAGAAACGCTATCACCCTAAGCTGGAGGTTAGTCATGAGGCAGAAGTAGAGCAGCTGCTTAAGTTTGGCTCCACAGTGCATGACGACATGGAGGACCTGGTTGTCTCCATGGAAGAGGAAATCTTCAAATTGTGTATTCCCCACCAACAGAGGCGGCACTACGAGGAGCAGGAGCTGTCTTTGCAGATCACTGATCATATCTGGGTACAACTGGATAAGTGTGGAGGAGTCATAGAGCGGACAGCCTTCACCCAGATTCACTGTCTGGCTTTTCTGAATGGATTAGGGGATTGTTTCCTTGCCCTCAATGATCTTGGGCTGCTGCTATTTGACTCAAGCTATAGATCGGAGGAGGGCACTGAACTCTGGATGGAGATTTCTGATGTCGATTTTCACAAATGTGTGAATGAAATGGAGTTTCAGAGGTCCCGGCTGGTTAAGTTCTCACCTCCTGACGCCTGCAGGGTGGAGCTGATGCGATACAAGACAAAGATTCTGGGTTGCACAGAAATTCCCTTCTCAATCAAAGCTGTGGTCACAGTGCAAGGTGCCTATGTGGAGCTCCAGGCTTTTCTAAACATGTCAGCCACCTTCCTTTCCTTCATGGGGGTATCTGATACACACCCACTGTGTGAGAATGTAGTGATCCGTGTGCCAGTGCCAGGCGACTGGGTCAAAGCGACACAGACAGTCGCCCTGCTGCGGCAGAGGTCACTGAAGTCCCGCATGAACAGGAACGCCTGCTTAGGCTCGGTCAGTGCTGCAGATTCACAGCCAGTCATGCAGGTGTCAATCGGCACCGTCAAGTATGAGAATGTATATTCAGCCATCGTGTGGAGGATTGATAGACTGCCCGCCAAGAATACCGGTAACACATTTCTCAGATTAAAATTTAGCACTGCACCACACCCTAACGTaccattttgtgtgtgtgtgcatgtgcatgtgcgtgtgtgtgtgtgtgtgttggccaCCCGTTGTAAAACAAAAGacctttgttttcttcattgcAGCAGTGGATCACCCCCATTCATTTTCCTGCAAGCTCGAGCTGGGATCTGATCAGGAGATCCCCAATGACTGGTACCCATTTGTCACGATGGAATGTGAAATTGTGGGTGCAGTTGTGTCCCAGACCAGGGTGAAGTCACTGGGCACTGCAAACGACATCCAGCCACAGAAACATGTGACCAGTTGGACACGCTATCATTGTCAGGTAAGAAGCTTCATCATAACTTGCTCATAGTGTCCAGTAACCTTAATGCAGgaactgatttatttattagcCTAACTCAccaaattctgttttgttttttttaggtggAAGTGGAGAAGAAATGGATTGAAACAGAGTCACACAGGCAATCTGGTTGTATGACACAGTGATCATTAAAGAAACTCTGAATAGGACATTAACCCTTTGGTCCAGGGTATTTGCCAAAATATTGACGgtgaaaaggaataaaacaaacaaaaacgaTGGTGATGTGGGACTTTCTGCTTATAGCTGGTGTCAGATTCATCTAATTACACATAGCCTGATAATGTTTCTTATGGAGGTTAACTGATTTTGTATCCTTTAATGAGAGTAGAACTAATCAACAATTTAACATGGTCCTTGTGCCTAGCACTTTACATTTAATAGATTTATTAACTGTAAGATTCCAGTTTATTCTTAGTACTGTATATAAGCTTGCATTTGCATCTTCTGCACTGCCCCCCAGAATGATCAGCAGCCTTAAAATATGTCCGCTGAGGTTGTATGAGGTAAACCTTGTAAGCAATGAGCAATATTCATTGTGTTTGAGAAAAGCTATGGATAGATGTTTTGCATCAGGCCCCTCTGGTGCCCAGCAATGTTTAAACTTCAGATACTTCCATAGTGATTAATTTAAGTATGAATCCTCCATGTTTGTAGTAAATCTTGCGTGGCAGAGCCATTGATTACTGAATCATACTGAATCTCAAAATTTTGCAACTTGTACGTTGATAACATGATGTATCTGTAAGTGGCAAAAAAATGTGGGTCACATTACGCTGTGAGTTCCACAGAGCAGTTTTTTGCCTGAAGAGACTTAATCACAGCTATGAGGACAATGTGTTTGGACTGACTCCAGTCATATGCCAATTAGGAAGCATTCTCTGCAATGAAACACTGATGatgtgagttgttttttttttttgtttgttttttttttcttacaaattACAAGTGTAGTTGAATAATAAGGTAACAAAATAATTTCCTATTTGAAGAGTACGAGTCAAGCTTTGGCTCAATACAAAGAGCATTTACAAACTGAAACAGTAGTTTCTAACTAACCCAACACAAACATGACTGACTGCCTGTGACTTAATGTTTGCATACATAAAGTACATACTATGAGGTCTGACATTTACTGTGCAACATAGGCTGCTATCATTATTTAAAGTGAGGaattaattttctcttttctcacacGAATACAGCTCATTACTTTTGTTGCTTACCTCGAGCTGACCTTTGACTTTATACCAAGGTTGCTTTCTGGactgtaattttatttaagCAAATCAAGTCTTTATTATGTCTGTCTTCCTCTGGGCTGTGAATAGGTTGGATCAAATATAAAGAATGGTGAAGCTTCATGGTGAACCACAAAGCCTTCAGTGATGACTTTTATGTATAAGGTACCTGGCTTAAGCTGGATATTATGTGCATCAAGAgtaaaaactgaattaaacCTGAATGACTCATGGTGCTTCTTCCCAGATATTCATAAAACTTGCAGTTTGACTCACTTTTgatgaaaagaaacaagaacGAGTTTATACCTTGTTAAACGAAGTCCCCAATCCACCAAATCTGTTTTAAATTAGTAGACAAGACATAAACTCTGTTACTCAATAAGACACAAAATTTTGACACTGACATATTGTTGACTGACTGTACTGACATATTGTTAAAATCTAGCCTGCATTATAAACAGTGAGTGCTCATTGAAGATTtgccacagtaaaacaaaagcagtacACAAATGAGAAAAAGCCCATTGTTGGCTATGTGCAGTCAACAACAAGCCCTAAATTCATCCAGGTAGTGTAGAGGTGGGTTCACTGTCAATGCACAGACTGTCAGTACCATGCAGTCAGGG is a genomic window of Mastacembelus armatus chromosome 15, fMasArm1.2, whole genome shotgun sequence containing:
- the ston1 gene encoding stonin-1, yielding MCSTNHSNWVTFEDDSTPLSSPQKPLQSSELIKASVPRPNGLKLVLPSIRDTSWSFSRSLESPQSHSSLSGSSCVPCNTPFCTPMSEAPSSMSPFHSNTWEKNDFFRSLSSTSTTSVPSPAPESINQSSDGPNPFPSFQGNSGHYNPFWDGSTHSADVGSSSSDSESENNLPRFFIRTKDGSEPPRDELQSSFSYVCHKLQGLQAETDHETETEKDRERQLSCRNEVISESSSHFVPRGLFRSQKRDGWPIMLRIPEKKNRMSSRQWGPIYMRLLPGGVLQMYYEKGLEKPFKEFQLLPQCRLSDLKLESYSEPRKVLTVKVEHFSYTEKKRYHPKLEVSHEAEVEQLLKFGSTVHDDMEDLVVSMEEEIFKLCIPHQQRRHYEEQELSLQITDHIWVQLDKCGGVIERTAFTQIHCLAFLNGLGDCFLALNDLGLLLFDSSYRSEEGTELWMEISDVDFHKCVNEMEFQRSRLVKFSPPDACRVELMRYKTKILGCTEIPFSIKAVVTVQGAYVELQAFLNMSATFLSFMGVSDTHPLCENVVIRVPVPGDWVKATQTVALLRQRSLKSRMNRNACLGSVSAADSQPVMQVSIGTVKYENVYSAIVWRIDRLPAKNTAVDHPHSFSCKLELGSDQEIPNDWYPFVTMECEIVGAVVSQTRVKSLGTANDIQPQKHVTSWTRYHCQVEVEKKWIETESHRQSGCMTQ